In Malassezia japonica chromosome 2, complete sequence, one DNA window encodes the following:
- a CDS encoding uncharacterized protein (EggNog:ENOG503P9I1), with protein MPSTAPVPPTAYATPTIPKNTGEYMDGIVPPPPPRQAQSNNLFAHASQPNIARNAPLIISRSLIEQNPAQAASVLITLLSSSVSGELQLHPTTPEERRAVVQLMREVGTPAYLKSFSGDIRGREILATWLSDATPPRKADVADESEKWKDVVCPLLELLLQLPIELDHLKDHVGLGKLITGVQKRARNEKARTLADAVKEKWSKLVPVRSSSEARESPPVAPKRPAASTPTESVKRARSTTPPARSSAPAAPQTAASKPPSGTARPASSLLQSTSVSRTRATPTERKASPQLSEPRIPTRTAAKPAAAADPLATARRAQRSAPASNNANKDLAGFMSLIEQQPTSSAPTASEAPSATPMERKKRKKAVHWKDYDGMPLVAVKLIEPAVYEDDGDLSSVSGIGALDMEEGGAFRQAHAEMDEQIDWYTPCELSIPDPESGPLPPRGSDSQAKVAQEEREKAVLLAVYMNPDEIPASPEEPDEFVLAFANSMPEPLPMTTGLPGEPAPVSASAAPDVPPMPDFSAMAAMLGQTNAANGEGPPVPPMPPMPMMPFDPMMLQSLVQSTQGNGSNSPNPGAPPMPMPPWPGGMPGFPFPFPPPPEMMAQMGMPVPDNEPRDADDGAKSRKVCRYYKAGERFRHN; from the exons atgccgagcacggctCCCGTCCCGCCTACGGCGTACGCTACTCCTACCATACCCAAAAATACTGGCGAATACATGGACGGCatcgtgccgccgccgccacccCGGCAGGCGCAGTCTAACAACCTATTTGCACATGCTTCCCAGCCCAACATTGCGCGCAACGCGCCCCTGATCATCTCGCGCAGTCTCATTGAGCAGAATCCAGCGCAGGCGGCAAGCGTACTCATCACGCTCCTGTCCTCCTCCGTATcgggcgagctgcagctgcaccCGACGACCCCTGAGGAGCGTCGTGCGGTGGTGCAGCTGATGCGTGAAGTCGGCACACCCGCGTACCTGAAGTCCTTCTCAGGTGATATCCGCGGGCGCGAGATCCTCGCGACGTGGCTCAGCGATGCGACGCCGCCACGCAAGGCCGATGTCGCCGACGAAAGCGAAAAGTGGAAAGACGTCGTGTGcccgctgctcgagctgctcttGCAGCTTCCTATTGAACTCGACCACCTCAAGGACCATGTGGGTCTCGGAAAACTAATTACGGGCGTCCAGAAGCGGGCGCGAAACGAAAAGGCGCGGACACTGGCCGACGCGGTAAAGGAGAAATGGAGCAAGCTCGTCCCTGTACGCAGTTCCTcagaggcgcgcgagtcACCGCCTGTAGCCCCAAAACGCCCGGCCGCAAGCACTCCGACAGAGAGCGTGAAGCGTGCACGCAGCACCACCCCCCCTGCACGTTCTTCCgcgccagctgcgccgcagacaGCCGCATCAAAGCCACCTTCCGGCACGGCTCGTCCTGCCAGCTCCTTGCTCCAGTCTACGTCCGTGTCGCGCACCCGTGCCACGCCGACGGAGCGCAAAGCCTCGCCCCAGCTGTCAGAGCCGCGTATTCCCACACGCACTGCAGCCAAGCcggctgctgctgccgaTCCGCTGGCCACCGCCCGGCGAGCACAGCGCAGTGCACCGGCGTCCAACAATGCCAACAAGGACTTGGCTGGATTCATGTCGCTCATTGAACAGCAACCGACCTCGTCCGCGCCGACTGCCTCAGAGGCacccagcgcgacgccgatgGAACGCAAGAAACGGAAAAAAGCCGTGCACTGGAAAGACTACGATGGCATGCCGCTCGTTGCTGTGAAGCTCATTGAGCCTGCGGTCTACGAAGACGATGGCGACCTATCCTCGGTGAGCGGCATCGGTGCCCTGGATATGGAGGAGGGCGGTGCTTTCCGCCAAGCCCATGCCGAGATGGACGAGCAGATCGATTGGTATACGCCGTGTGAATTGTCGATTCCCGACCCCGAGTCTGGCCCTCTTCCCCCTCGCGGCAGCGACAGCCAGGCCAAAGTTGCGCAGGAAGAGCGCGAAAAGGCTGTGCTACTGGCTGTCTATATGAATCCGGACGAGATTCCTGCCTCGCCCGAAGAGCCGGACGAATTTGTGCTGGCATTCGCGAACAGCATGCCCGAGCCCCTTCCGATGACCACAGGCCTGCCTGGCGAACCGGCACCAGTgagcgcatcggccgcACCCGATGTTCCTCCCATGCCCGACTTTTCGGCGATGGCCGCCATGCTTGGCCAGACAAACGCTGCGAATGGCGAGGGGCCACCGGTGCCACCGatgccgccgatgccgatGATGCCTTTCGATCCCATGATGCTCCAGTCACTTGTACAAAGTACGCAAGGGAATGGATCCAACAGTCCTAATCCTGGTGCGCCACCGATGCCAATGCCTCCCTGGCCGGGTGGCATGCCGGGCTTCCCCTTCCCCTTCCCTCCCCCCCCGGAAATGATGGCCCAAATGGGCATGCCTGTGCCTGACAACGAGCCTAGGGATGCGGACGACGGCGCAAAGTCGCGCAAAGTGTGCCGATACTACAAAGCAGGTGAACG CTTCCGCCACAACTAA
- a CDS encoding uncharacterized protein (COG:H; EggNog:ENOG503NUIE; BUSCO:EOG09262DPL), which yields MPGVRAMSSAPVLFRDTQEHRVQYNYDVFEQFPNEELQKFPFVTPAELEKYTTRPKSVRMLARDFVHDSLYNPTYGYFSRQAVLLPEEKTDGDTPLKGNFPFNDIKSETDFMRAVQLRYMAFEKQFQEERERQEKASTQGQPTLKEKIDTLTRRQRRAAWGSAESLELAKEKGRLLEMQSSNSMSESEVDAMAAGQVWHTPTQLFSPYYGRALARYLVTEYKLHLFPYHDLVLYELGGGAGTLACDVLDYIEEEEPEVYERTRYRIVEISARLAAQQSERLARHRANGVAQVVHKDILQWDEDVNEPCFFVALEVLDNLTHDVIRYSMGDLQPYQCVVSIDGTGDFHELWEPVHDPAIKRYLSLLESVRPTLLPPGAPTYLAWLPDAVRRFLFEHMPFYPNLTQPHFIPTGALQMMDVLKKHFPQHRLVLSDFSSLPDAAPGVNAPVVQTRHNGVMIPVTTYLVLQGFFDIFFPTDFQALRDVYLRVMGSPPVSVAEEEGHAEPPTTYFTPTYSGEAAAEKSVPRYEDYTLSPAGLFSTGIIPPPLLSSSHEARILTHSEFLSRYAELPRTQLRDGSNPLVTWYANACWLLT from the exons ATGCCTGGTGTGCGTGCTATGTCCAGTGCGCCTGTGCTTTTTCGTGATACCCAGGAGCACCGCGTGCAGTACAATTACGATGTCTTTGAGCAGTTTCCCAACGAGGAGCTCCAAAAGTTTCCATTCGTGACCCCTGCTGAGCTGGAGAAGTACACGACACGGCCAAAGTCTGTGCGCATGCTTGCGCGCGATTTTGTGCATGATAGTCTGTACAATCCTACCTACGGCTACTTCTCGCGGCAGGCTGTGCTGCTTCCGGAAGAAAAGACGGAcggcgacacgccgctcaAAGGTAACTTTCCGTTCAACGATATCAAGAGCGAGACAGATTTCATGCGTGCCGTACAGCTGCGTTACATGGCCTTTGAGAAGCAGTTCCAAGAAGAGCGCGAAAGGCAGGAGAAGGCCTCGACGCAGGGCCAGCCTACCCTCAAGGAGAAGATCGATACCCTgacgcggcgccagcgccgtgctgcgtgGGGCAGTGCCGAGAGTCTCGAGCTCGCAAAGGAAAAGGGGCGCTTGCTCGAAATGCAGAGCAGCAATAGCATGTCGGAGAGCGAGGTGGACGCAATGGCCGCTGGCCAGGTATGGCATACGCCGACGCAGCTGTTCAGC CCCTACTATGGacgtgcgctggcgcgctACCTCGTCACCGAGTACAAGCTCCATCTCTTTCCCTATCACGACCTCGTCCTgtacgagctcggcggtggTGCGGGTACTTTGGCGTGCGATGTCCTCGACTATatcgaggaagaggagccGGAGGTgtacgagcgcacgcgctaCCGCATTGTCGAGATTAgtgcgcgtctcgccgcgcagcagtcGGAGCGTCTCGCCCGCCACCGTGCGAATGGCGTCGCACAGGTCGTCCACAAAGATATCCTGCAGTGGGACGAGGATGTGAACGAGCCATGCTTCTTtgtggcgctcgaggtgctggaCAACCTGACGCACGACGTCATTCGGTATTCTATGGGCGACTTGCAGCCGTATCAGTGTGTGGTCTCGATCGACGGGACGGGCGACTTCCATGAGCTGTGGGAGCCGGTGCATGATCCGGCCATCAAGCGGTACCTGAGCCTGCTGGAGTCGGTGCGCCCGACGCTTTTGCCCCCCGGTGCGCCGACGTATCTCGCCTGGCTCCCAGATGCTGTGCGGCGCTTCTTGTTCGAGCACATGCCGTTCTACCCCAACCTCACGCAGCCGCATTTTATTCCTaccggtgcgctgcagatGATGGACGTGCTCAAGAAGCACTTTCCCCAGCACCGTCTCGTCCTCTCCGACTTTTCGTCGCTGCCGGATGCCGCGCCGGGTGTGAATGCACCTGTGGTGCAGACGCGGCATAACGGCGTAATGATTCCCGTGACTACCTACCTCGTTCTTCAGGGATTCTTTGATATCTTTTTCCCTACCGActtccaggcgctgcgggATGTGTATCTGCGTGTGATGGGCTCGCCGCCCGTGTCTGTTGCTGAAGAGGAAGGGCACGCAGAGCCCCCCACGACGTATTTCACGCCGACCTACTCgggcgaggccgcggcggagAAGAGCGTGCCTAGGTACGAGGACTATACTCTGTCGCCCGCCGGCCTGTTTTCGACAGGCATCATCCCCCCCCCGCTCCTCTCGTCCtcgcacgaggcgcggaTTCTGACGCACTCGGAGTTCCTTAGTCGCTacgccgagctgccgcgGACCCAGCTGCGGGACGGATCCAATCCGCTCGTAACGTGGTATGCCAATGCCTGCTGGCTGCTCACATAG
- a CDS encoding uncharacterized protein (TransMembrane:1 (i12-32o); COG:S; EggNog:ENOG503P6NV) — protein sequence MASELKERPSATGRTLVAVGIVLFVHAAYSTYESVLSQGKSMDLGTASTQYENAIPWDVTFETLLAFAVLTLGCALTTPPLKEIAWATELRSDSIDRVDARPSFANVRHRGAMLFGDK from the exons ATGGCCAGTGAACTAAAGGAGCGCCCCTCGGCAACGGGGCGGACACTGGTTGCCGTAGGCATCG TCCTCTTTGTGCACGCGGCCTACTCGACGTACGAAT CAGTCCTGTCGCAAGGCAAGTCGATGGACCTcggcacggcctcgacgcaATACGAAAACGCGATCCCCTGGGAT GTTACATTCGAAACGCTCCTTGCCTTTGCTGTGCTTACGCTGGGCTGTGCGCTGACTACGCCCCCCCTGAAAGAGATTGCGTGGGccaccgagctgcgcagcga CTCGATCGACCGCGTGGATGCGCGCCCGAGCTTTGCCAATGTGCGGCATCGCGGAGCAATGCTTTTTGGAGATAAGTAG